The genome window TTGACAGCCTACCAGCAGGGAAAATCAAGTCGTGGATTGACTTCCGAGAGAAGTTCCTAGCACACTTCTCTCAGCAGCGAAGGCAAGCCAGAGATCCCGGCGGTTGTTTAAACATATGGAGAAAAGATCACGAAAGTGTGGAAGACTTCATTACAAGGTATAACAAAGAATGTTTAGAAATCGGAGACGTAGGCGAAAAGATGATGCGCGCACATTTCATGAGGGCGGTCAAGTGTGATGATTTAGTCAAACGAATCAAAGGGCgagacggaggacccaaagattgggaaaccttcATAGAGGCGGCAAAAACCATTGCGCAGACCGATAGACAGTTGACCGGTGACGATCACCGTCAACGCGCACATAACCACAATGACCGACATAACCGAAGGGGCAGAAGTCAGCCATGGAAGGCTTCCGGCCATAGAGAAAGAAGCCCAACAAGGGAAGATGCGCGCCACACAATCAACCAAATGCTCACCGAAATGAAGTGAAACGAGAAAATAGGGAAAAACAGTGGACACCACTGACAAAAACCCCCTCTGAAGTGTTAGCTACCGAAAATCACCAGTTCAAACCACCCCTACAGATGCGCAACAAGAGGGGTCAAGATCCAAATCTTTTCTGTGAATTTCACAAGGATACGGGCCACCTAACTGATGATTGTTTCAGTTTAAAGCAAGAAATCGAAAGGGCCCTAAGAGATGGAAAGCTCACTCACTTGGTAAAAGGCGGAAAGCGTGACTACCGCCAAATCCAAAGAAGAGATGAAGGGCCAGATAACAAAAAACTCAGGAAGTTGGAAACCCAGATGGTGCAGGGAGGTCCACGAAGACTAAAGAAAAATTACAACAAGCGCACGCAGGATGATTCATGGCGCAAGAAGCAAGTTATTTTCCCAGTTGTTAGAGGAGGCCCGAGGGAAAAACGACCAATAGTCATTCCAGGTGTGATTGGCCACTACCAGACAGACTACATCTTCATCGACCCGGGGAGCACCGCGGATATCatatacgaacaatgcttcaatcaatttgatcAGGAGGACAAGGCGCGCTTGGAACCGGTTGATTACCCACTAACCGGGTTCTGCAACGAAGCCGTCTTTCCCCTGGGACAGATATCATTCCCGGTGTTACTTTCAGATGGAAGAAATTCAAGAACAGAAGAAGTCACATCATGGTGTTACCAGCACACTCAAGACATGACATCCTCCTAGGAAGAGAATCCCAATGAGACTTCAGTATGATATGCTCTGCATCACATTCAGCTGTTGGATTTCCCACAGAAACAGGCATTGCACTGATATACGCGAGCAAAGAAGTCTTAGCAACAGATGAGATCAGGCCCGCAAAAACAAGCAAGCCAGCACCGCACACAGAAGCAGAAAAATGGGTATTAAACAGCACATACCCAGAACAAACAATTACCCTAGGACCTGCGATGTCCGATTTAACGCGCGCGGCGCTCAAGAAGTTGTTGCACGAAAACATagacgtgttcgcctggacacctgctgatatggttggtgttccacggcaCATAGCAGAACATCGTTTAAATGTCTCAGAAGAAACAAAGCCAGTGGTACACGCCAAGCGCCACTTGGGCGACATAAAGCACGATGCCATGAAAGAACAGGTACTGGAGTTGCTAAATGCGGGAATCATCAGAGAAGTCAGATACCAAACATGGGTGGCAAGCCCAGTGATGGTAAAGAAACCAAATGGCAGCTGGAGAATGTGTGTTGATTACAAAGatctaaacaaggcatgtccGCGCGACTGCTACGCCTTACCAGACATAGACGAAAAAATCGATTCTCTGGCAACATTCAGGTGGAAATCTTTATTGACTGCTACAAGGGGTAACACCAAGTTCAAATGGCCGTCCAAGACGAGgataaaaccgcattccgcacgccGACAGGGCTGTACTGTTACACTAAGATGCCTTTCGGCCTAAAGAATGCGGGCGCGACCTACCAAAGATTGATGAACGAAACGTTCAGTGACGCTATCGGCAAGTACATAGAAGTGTACATGGATGATTTGGTGATTATGAGCAAGGAAGAGAGCACGATGCTGGCGAACATCCAAAAAACTTTCAACACGCTACGCAGCGTGAGTATTAAGCTGAACCCAGCAAAATGCTCATTCGGtatggaagaaggaaagttctTAGGCTTCATCGTCACAAAAGATGGTTTTAAGGTGAATCCGGAAAAAGTCCAAGCCATTGAAAGGATGCCTTCCCCGTCAAACATCAAAGATATGCAAAAATTAGCAGGACGATTAGCCGCGCTCAATCGTTTCCTAGCTAATCATGCCGCAAAATCCTTTCCGTTCATCAAAACCTTGCGCAATTGTATGAAGAAAAGCCAGTTTCagtggactccggaagcagagaGTGCGTTCCACGAGATGAAAGATTGCCTCATCAAACTGCCAACACTAACCACACCAAACAAGGGAGAACCTTTGGTACTTTACCTATCAGCTTCCGATAGGGCAGTCGGAGCAGTGTTACTTGTCGATCGTCAAGGTGTCCAGACACCAGTCTACTATGTGTCACGAACCTTGACCGACCCAGAAACCCGGTATGCCATCATGGAAAAGCTAGTCCTTGCACTGATTCATGCTTCAAGACGGCTGCGCAGATACTTTGCCAATCACGTCATCCATGTGCTAACAAACTACAACATTGGCAACATCCTTGCAAGGCCAGAAATATCAGGAAGACTAGCCAAATGGGCGATAGAACTGGGAGGTCACAATGTGGTTTTCAGAACACGACCATCAATCAAAGGCCAAGTCTTGGCAGATTTTATGACAGAAGTTCCAGATGACAAAGATAGAGAATGCAAAGCAATGGAAAAAGCTGAGAAAAAGCAAACAGAAGAGCCATGGTTGTTATACACCGATGGCGCGTCTAACGAAGACGGAGCAGGCGCAGGGCTAAGGCTGGTATGCCCCGGCAAACATGAATTCACGTACGCCATACGCCTGGATtttaaaagcacaaacaacgaagcCGAGTATGAAGCTTTCCTGGCTGGTTTACGGTTGGCGATCAAAATGGGGGTCCGACACATCGAAGCGCATGTGGACTCCATGCTAGTAGCGGGGCAAATCAACGGCCAATACGAAGCCAAGGGAGATGTAATGGCACTCTATCTCAGCCAAACAAAACCGTTGCTACAAACCTTCTATTCctacaaggtgcaccacataaacagaagcgagaacaagcCAGCAGACGCGCTGAGCAAACTCGCATCAACAAGTTTTCAACACCTAGCAAAGGATGTGCGCATAGAAGTTTTGAGCAACCCATCTGTTCCACTCAGAGAAGTAAGCGTCATCCAAACAGGGACAACTTCTTGGATGACCCCAATAATCATGTACCTTCAATCAGGAATTCTCCCGGAAAACAAAGCAGAGGCAAGAAAAATCCAATACAAGGCCGAGCACTATCAGATGGCCGACGGAATTTTATACAGAAAGTCATACCTAGGCCCGTTGCTAAGATGCGTAGACACCGAAGATGCAAATTACTTAATCCGGGAAGTTCATGAAGGAATTTGTGGTATTCATGCCGGGCCTCGAATGGTGGTGGCAAAAGTGATGAACgccgggtactactggcccgggatgcattTAGACGCTGTAAAAGAGTTGAGGAAGTGCAGTGGATGCCAGAGACACGCGCCCAAGACCATGCGCCCCAATAACGAATTAGTACCAGTCACAACCACATGGCCCTTTcaacaatggggcatagacatggtcGGTCCTTTCCCGTAAGCACCAGGGGCGGTCAAATTCATAATAGTCGCAGTCGactatttcaccaagtgggtagaGGCGAAAGCACTTGCATCAACCACATCAACAGTCGTCAAGCgattcatatgggaacaaatcatatgtCGTTTTGGCCTACCTCTCAGAATCATCACCGATAACGGAACAAACTTCGCAGCAGACGacctcgaacgatggttcaaagaaTTACGCATCGAACACACCTTCTCTTCCGTTGcgcacccgcaagggaatggtcaagtAGAGGCAGTCAACAAAAGCATCGTTGACGGTATCAAGGCAAGGCTAGGCGAGAAAAGAAGAGGGTGGGTAGATGAACTACCCAGCATATTGTGAGCCCATAGGACAATGCCAAAGACAAGCAACGGTGAAACACCGTTCAGCTTAGTCTACGGGTCCAAAGCAGTCATTCCAGCAGAAATTGGGCTGCCATCTTcaagaatgctctccatgaacttaatcaacaatgaagaagaaaggaggatGGATCTcgacctcctagaagaacggagAGAAATGGCAGCAATCAATGAAGCCAAGTACAAAACGAAGCTGGAAAAATATTACAACTCCAGAGTCCGAGTCTGCACTTTCAATCCGGGAGATTACGTCCTAAGAGACAATGAAGCTTCCAACGCAGAAAAGCCCGGAAAACTGGcccccaaatgggaaggcccatacgtCATCGATGCAGTACTCGGCAAGGGAGCTTACAAACTGCGCACCATCAAtgacaaagaggttccacgaacaTGGAAAGCCCAGCAACTTAGAAAGTGCTACATGTAAAACAACTATGTAATCGCAAAGGCCGAACCACCAACACATTTACTATAATAtaagaagtgtttggctacttttatttcatgcaaatttcttgtcacaactgcatttattactttgggcgtacacgaaaacatcaatggctcgaccataggaaacgttgtagacctccaaggctcgtcacaaccaagtgcacagccgggtcagaaacacagccaaagcctacaaaacgccaaaacaaaacttcg of Helianthus annuus cultivar XRQ/B chromosome 1, HanXRQr2.0-SUNRISE, whole genome shotgun sequence contains these proteins:
- the LOC110928683 gene encoding uncharacterized protein LOC110928683; translation: MNETFSDAIGKYIEVYMDDLVIMSKEESTMLANIQKTFNTLRSVSIKLNPAKCSFGMEEGKFLGFIVTKDGFKVNPEKVQAIERMPSPSNIKDMQKLAGRLAALNRFLANHAAKSFPFIKTLRNCMKKSQFQWTPEAESAFHEMKDCLIKLPTLTTPNKGEPLVLYLSASDRAVGAVLLVDRQGVQTPVYYVSRTLTDPETRYAIMEKLVLALIHASRRLRRYFANHVIHVLTNYNIGNILARPEISGRLAKWAIELGGHNVVFRTRPSIKGQVLADFMTEVPDDKDRECKAMEKAEKKQTEEPWLLYTDGASNEDGAGAGLRLVCPGKHEFTYAIRLDFKSTNNEAEYEAFLAGLRLAIKMGVRHIEAHVDSMLVAGQINGQYEAKGDVMALYLSQTKPLLQTFYSYKVHHINRSENKPADALSKLASTSFQHLAKDVRIEVLSNPSVPLREVSVIQTGTTSWMTPIIMYLQSGILPENKAEARKIQYKAEHYQMADGILYRKSYLGPLLRCVDTEDANYLIREVHEGICGIHAGPRMVVAKVMNAGYYWPGMHLDAVKELRKCSGCQRHAPKTMRPNNELVPVTTTWPFQQWGIDMVGPFP
- the LOC110928676 gene encoding uncharacterized protein LOC110928676; translated protein: MICSASHSAVGFPTETGIALIYASKEVLATDEIRPAKTSKPAPHTEAEKWVLNSTYPEQTITLGPAMSDLTRAALKKLLHENIDVFAWTPADMVGVPRHIAEHRLNVSEETKPVVHAKRHLGDIKHDAMKEQVLELLNAGIIREVRYQTWVASPVMVKKPNGSWRMCVDYKDLNKACPRDCYALPDIDEKIDSLATFRWKSLLTATRGNTKFKWPSKTRIKPHSARRQGCTVTLRCLSA